One window of the Pan troglodytes isolate AG18354 chromosome 12, NHGRI_mPanTro3-v2.0_pri, whole genome shotgun sequence genome contains the following:
- the PDIA6 gene encoding protein disulfide-isomerase A6 precursor (The RefSeq protein has 1 substitution compared to this genomic sequence), whose amino-acid sequence MALLVLGLVSCAFFLAVNGLYSSSDDVIELTPSNFNREVIQSDSLWLVEFYAPWCGHCQRLTPEWKKAATALKDVVKVGAVDADKHHSLGGQYGVQGFPTIKIFGSNKNRPEDYQGGRTGEAIVDAALSALRQLVKDRLGGRSGGYSSGKQGRSDSSSKKDVIELTDDSFDKNVLDSEDVWMVEFYAPWCGHCKNLEPEWAAAASEVKEQTKGKVKLAAVDATVNQVLASRYGIRGFPTIKIFQKGESPVDYDGGRTRSDIVSRALDLFSDNAPPPELLEIINEDIAKRTCEEHQLCVVAVLPHILDTGAAGRNSYLEVLLKLADKYKKKMWGWLWTEAGAQSELETALGIGGFGYPAMAAINARKMKFALLKGSFSEQGINEFLRELSFGRGSTAPVGGGAFPTIVEREPWDGRDGELPVEDDIDLSDVELDDLGKDEL is encoded by the exons ATGGCTCTCCTGGTGCTCG GTCTGGTGAGCTGTGCCTTCTTTCTGGCAGTGAATGGTCTGTATTCCTCTAGTGATGATGTGATCGAATTAACTCCATCAAATTTCAACCGAGAAGTTATTCAGAGTGATAGTTTGTGGCTTGTAGAATTCTATGCTCCATG GTGTGGTCACTGTCAAAGATTAACACCAGAATGGAAGAAAGCAGCAACTGCATTAAAA GATGTTGTCAAAGTTGGTGCAGTTGATGCAGATAAGCATCATTCCCTAGGAGGTCAGTATGGTGTTCAGGGATTTCCTACCATTAAGATTTTTGGATCCAACAAAAACAGACCAGAAGATTACCAAG GTGGCAGAACTGGTGAAGCCATTGTAGATGCTGCGCTGAGTGCTCTGCGCCAGCTGGTGAAGGATCGCCTCGGGGGACGGAGCGGAGGATACAGTTCTGGAAAACAA GGCAGAAGTGATAGTTCAAGTAAGAAGGATGTGATTGAGCTGACAGACGACAGCTTTGATAAGAATGTTCTGGACAGTGAAGATGTTTGGATGGTTGAGTTCTATGCTCCTTGGTGTGGACACTGCAAAAA CCTAGAGCCAGAGTGGGCTGCCGCAGCTTCAGAAGTAAAAGAGCAGACGAAAGGAAAAGTGAAACTGGCAGCTGTGGATGCTACAGTCAATCAGGTTCTGGCCTCCCGATACAGG ATTAGAGGATTTCCTACAATCAAGATATTTCAGAAAGGCGAGTCTCCTGTGGATTATGACGGTGGGCGGACAAGATCCGACATCGTGTCCCGGGCCCTTGATTTGTTTTCTGATAACGCCCCACCTCCTGAGCTGCTTGAG ATTATCAACGAGGACATTGCCAAGAGGACGTGTGAGGAGCACCAGCTCTGTGTTGTGGCTGTGCTGCCCCATATCCTTGATACTG GAGCTGCAGGCAGAAATTCTTATCTGGAAGTTCTTCTGAAGTTGGCagacaaatacaaaaagaaaatgtgggg GTGGCTGTGGACAGAAGCTGGAGCCCAGTCTGAACTTGAGACCGCGTTGGGGATTGGAGGGTTTGGGTACCCCGCCATGGCAGCCATCAATGCACGCAAGATGAAATTTGCTCTGCTAAAGGGCTCCTTCAGTGAGCAAGGCATCAACGAGTTTCTCAG GGAGCTCTCTTTTGGGCGTGGCTCCACGGCACCTGTAGGAGGCGGGGCTTTCCCTACCATTGTTGAGAGAGAGCCTTGGGACGGCAGGGATGGCGAG CTTCCCGTGGAGGATGACATTGACCTCAGTGATGTGGAGCTTGATGACTTAGGGAAAGATGAGTTGTGA
- the PDIA6 gene encoding protein disulfide-isomerase A6 isoform X1, whose product MALLVLGLVSCAFFLAVNGLYSSSDDVIELTPSNFNREVIQSDSLWLVEFYAPWCGHCQRLTPEWKKAATALKDVVKVGAVDADKHHSLGGQYGVQGFPTIKIFGSNKNRPEDYQGGRTGEAIVDAALSALRQLVKDRLGGRSGGYSSGKQGRSDSSSKKDVIELTDDSFDKNVLDSEDVWMVEFYAPWCGHCKNLEPEWAAAASEVKEQTKGKVKLAAVDATVNQVLASRYRIRGFPTIKIFQKGESPVDYDGGRTRSDIVSRALDLFSDNAPPPELLEIINEDIAKRTCEEHQLCVVAVLPHILDTGAAGRNSYLEVLLKLADKYKKKMWGWLWTEAGAQSELETALGIGGFGYPAMAAINARKMKFALLKGSFSEQGINEFLSFPWRMTLTSVMWSLMT is encoded by the exons ATGGCTCTCCTGGTGCTCG GTCTGGTGAGCTGTGCCTTCTTTCTGGCAGTGAATGGTCTGTATTCCTCTAGTGATGATGTGATCGAATTAACTCCATCAAATTTCAACCGAGAAGTTATTCAGAGTGATAGTTTGTGGCTTGTAGAATTCTATGCTCCATG GTGTGGTCACTGTCAAAGATTAACACCAGAATGGAAGAAAGCAGCAACTGCATTAAAA GATGTTGTCAAAGTTGGTGCAGTTGATGCAGATAAGCATCATTCCCTAGGAGGTCAGTATGGTGTTCAGGGATTTCCTACCATTAAGATTTTTGGATCCAACAAAAACAGACCAGAAGATTACCAAG GTGGCAGAACTGGTGAAGCCATTGTAGATGCTGCGCTGAGTGCTCTGCGCCAGCTGGTGAAGGATCGCCTCGGGGGACGGAGCGGAGGATACAGTTCTGGAAAACAA GGCAGAAGTGATAGTTCAAGTAAGAAGGATGTGATTGAGCTGACAGACGACAGCTTTGATAAGAATGTTCTGGACAGTGAAGATGTTTGGATGGTTGAGTTCTATGCTCCTTGGTGTGGACACTGCAAAAA CCTAGAGCCAGAGTGGGCTGCCGCAGCTTCAGAAGTAAAAGAGCAGACGAAAGGAAAAGTGAAACTGGCAGCTGTGGATGCTACAGTCAATCAGGTTCTGGCCTCCCGATACAGG ATTAGAGGATTTCCTACAATCAAGATATTTCAGAAAGGCGAGTCTCCTGTGGATTATGACGGTGGGCGGACAAGATCCGACATCGTGTCCCGGGCCCTTGATTTGTTTTCTGATAACGCCCCACCTCCTGAGCTGCTTGAG ATTATCAACGAGGACATTGCCAAGAGGACGTGTGAGGAGCACCAGCTCTGTGTTGTGGCTGTGCTGCCCCATATCCTTGATACTG GAGCTGCAGGCAGAAATTCTTATCTGGAAGTTCTTCTGAAGTTGGCagacaaatacaaaaagaaaatgtgggg GTGGCTGTGGACAGAAGCTGGAGCCCAGTCTGAACTTGAGACCGCGTTGGGGATTGGAGGGTTTGGGTACCCCGCCATGGCAGCCATCAATGCACGCAAGATGAAATTTGCTCTGCTAAAGGGCTCCTTCAGTGAGCAAGGCATCAACGAGTTTCTCAG CTTCCCGTGGAGGATGACATTGACCTCAGTGATGTGGAGCTTGATGACTTAG